Part of the Mycolicibacterium thermoresistibile genome, CGGCGACCTCGGAGATGAGCGGTTCCATCACCGCGGTCAGCAGTTCGTCGCGGGTGCGGAAGTGGTGGTAGATCGCCGATTTGGTCAGGCCCAGGGCGTCGGAGATCATCTGCAGCGAGGTGCCGGCGACGCTGTGCTGTTTGAACAGTTCGATCGCGACCTCGATCAGGCGCTGCCGGGTCGGACCGGTGCCTGCGGACGCACGGCTGGTCAACAGGGCTGCCTCTCTGCTGATGGGCTTGCCGACACCGCTCACTCTAACCGACCATCCGTACAGGCCAGGTCTGTACGTTTGGTCAGGTACCACCTGTACGATTGGTCAGTCAGTCGCGGCGATGGGCCGCGGCGACCCCCGAGGAGAACCATGGCTTTCGACTTCGACCGCAAGGACCGCACGGCCTTCGACCTGTCCGGCAAGGTCGTCGTGGTGGTGGGAGCCGGCCAGAGCCCCGGCCCCGGGATGGGCAACGGACGGGCGATCTCGATCCTGGCCGCCCGCCACGGCGCGGAGATCGTGGCGGCCGATGTCAATGTCGCATCCGCCCGGGAGACGGTTGATCTCATCCGTGCCGAGGGCGGCCGCGCCTACGCCGTTCCGGCCGATGTCGCGAAGAAGGAGGACTGCCAACGCATTTTCGACACGGCGATGCGGACCAGCGGCCGGGTGGACGGCATGGTGTACAGCGTCGCGACGAATCCACCGTTCGACTCGGAGACGAACTCGATGACCGTGGAGAACTTCAACTACGGCATCAACGTCAACATGCTGGGTTGCTACTACTGCAATCTGTTCGCCGCTGGGTGCATGGAGAAGAACGACGGCGACACCACCGGAAGCATCGTGAACATCTCCTCGATCGCCAGTGTCAAGAACGAGCTGGGCCTCAACATCGGCATCATGCCCTACGCGCTGGGCAAGGCCGGGCTCAATCAGATCACCGAGCTGACCGCGGTCCAGTTCGCCGAGGCCGGAATCCGCGCCAACACCCTGATGCTGGGGCCGATCGATTCGGCGCTGGCCAACCGGGAGACCCAGTCACTGTTCGGTGTGGATGCCGACGAGGCCGCCGCCCGGCACAGCGAGGTCGTCAAGCTCAGGATGGGGCGTGCCACTGTGTGGGAATCCGCCTATGCCGCACTGTATCTGCTCGCCGACGAGTCACGGTTCATGACCGGACAGCAGATCCGGTTGGACGGCGGCGCCACGCTGGTGCGCTGAGCCCGTACGGTAGGTGGCCCGTTGTACGGTCCCGCCGAGCACCGCTGACCCGGCGCACGCTGTCGATCATGCTTCACCGGGGATCCTGATCACCCTACGGTCGGAGCTCGACACTGAAAACCCCAGGGGCCGACAAACTCTCAGCGGCGCCCGAGAGATGGATGAGTTTGTCTTCGCGGATCAACATGTACGGGGGACGTTTTTGTCGACCCAGATCCCCTCACCAAATTCCCGAACCATTTCGCGAGGGTCAAAGCGCATGGCTTCGGCATGGATGGCTGCCGCCGTATCGTCCGCCGCAGCCATCACCAACACCTCGATACCGACTTGATATCGATCACTGAAATCGTACGCCGTTCCACCAAGAACCAAGACAACAGCCGCCAAATGTACACTGTCGCCGCGGTGGTTGCCCTTAGCCCGATCTCAGCGCGGTGTAACCAGGCAATAGGTTCGCGGCGGATCTCGATAGACCATGGCTTCCACCTCATCACCGAGGTCGCGCCAGGCATCGGCTCCGCAAACCGCACCATTGGTGGTGCCGTCGATCCGCTCTGCCACCAGAACATTTGCGGCCGGATCGGTGCAGAGCACCGGCCTGACCAGACGGCCAACGTGGTAACACTCACCGGGTTGCAGGTTGAGGGCGAAGCACAGGGTGCGCGATTCATTCACCAGCGGAATGTAGCGAGTTCTCGGAAACGGGTTCTCCGGACAGGTGGCGGAGCCATCACCTTGGGACACCAGTAGAAAAGTCGCGTCCCTCCGATCACACTCGACCGGATCGATAGAAAGCCGGCCCTCGGCGTCGGTATCCGCAGTGATGCACTGGCCGACCTCGATACCGCGCGACTTCAGCCGATCGCCGATCCAGCCGACGAGGTGCAGTGCCCCCAGCAGCAAGAGCACCACGCCGGCCACGATGAGCCCAGCCCCCCTGCTCGCCGGCAGCGGTGTCAGATCGGGGACGTTCGGACTCGCCGCGAGCAACCGCTCGTCGTCCCGCTGGTGCCAACGGTTGTGAGCGATGCGGCGACGCACGCCAATGACCAACAGCAGCGCACCCAGGATCGGAAACAGGAATGCGCCTATCGCGGAGCCGATCCGCAATGTGTCGCCACCGTCGGCGACGAACTGCTCGAGCACGACTCTGTCCCTTACTTGGTCTCGGCCGTCGAGGGTAGAGGATTCCGCAAACCTGATTGACGGATTTGGTGATCTTGTCTGCCCGGCGGCCACGGCCCGTTATACGGTCAGGGCTGGAACAGGATGCCGTCCTCGGACGCCGCCGCCAACAACTGCGGAATCGTCAGTTCCCCGTAACCGGCGTGCACCGGCCCCCGCGCGGTCCCCAGAAACGGCACCACCCCGGGATCGGGCGTGACGTCGAGGTGGTAGGCCTGCACACCGGGCAGGTGGTACTGGAAGAAGTTCATCAGGAACGCCGCCAGGAAGACGGCGCTGCCGGTGATGCTCCTCCCCCACAACGCAGACGCGTTGTAGAGCGGGGTCATCGCGGCGGGGTCGCCCACCATCACGATCGGACCGTAGTGCGGTTTGGCGCCACCGCCGGGCACGAACGGCGGCATGAACGGTTGCAGGCCGGGTAGGTCGGTGGCCAGGTACGGCGCCGAACTGCCGTAGGTGCCGATGTTGACGAACATCGAGTCGGCGCCGTTGCCCGGCACCG contains:
- a CDS encoding SDR family NAD(P)-dependent oxidoreductase; translated protein: MAFDFDRKDRTAFDLSGKVVVVVGAGQSPGPGMGNGRAISILAARHGAEIVAADVNVASARETVDLIRAEGGRAYAVPADVAKKEDCQRIFDTAMRTSGRVDGMVYSVATNPPFDSETNSMTVENFNYGINVNMLGCYYCNLFAAGCMEKNDGDTTGSIVNISSIASVKNELGLNIGIMPYALGKAGLNQITELTAVQFAEAGIRANTLMLGPIDSALANRETQSLFGVDADEAAARHSEVVKLRMGRATVWESAYAALYLLADESRFMTGQQIRLDGGATLVR
- a CDS encoding LppU/SCO3897 family protein, giving the protein MLEQFVADGGDTLRIGSAIGAFLFPILGALLLVIGVRRRIAHNRWHQRDDERLLAASPNVPDLTPLPASRGAGLIVAGVVLLLLGALHLVGWIGDRLKSRGIEVGQCITADTDAEGRLSIDPVECDRRDATFLLVSQGDGSATCPENPFPRTRYIPLVNESRTLCFALNLQPGECYHVGRLVRPVLCTDPAANVLVAERIDGTTNGAVCGADAWRDLGDEVEAMVYRDPPRTYCLVTPR